From the Deinococcus gobiensis I-0 genome, the window CTCGACGTCCGGGTCGTTGCCCAGCGAGAACTCGACCTGGCCGCCCTGGCGCGTCTCACCGATGTTCGTCTGCCCGACGATGCGGCCGTCCTCACGCACCGTCATCTGGCCGCCGGGCAGGCGCTGGTCGGCCTTGAAGCGGTAGAAACGGTTCAGGGTGCCGTCCTGCGTGCCGGTGCCGAAGTAGGTGTTCAGGCCCACGAAGCGCTCGAAGGTGCTCAGTTTGGGCGTCAGGAAGGGCAGCGTCACCACGCTGTTGGCCGGCAGCGTGAAGGGCGTGGTCAGGGCGTAGCGGTACAGGCCGCGCAGGTCACCCTGGCTCTCGATCTTGGAGGCGGCCATCGGCGCGGCGACGGCCCGGCTGACTGCGCCGTCGAACATGGCTTCCTGCGCCAGCGGCGTGCCCTGCACCTCCACGTCCCCGGCGTACAGCTCGGTGGCCTTCACGTCGTAGGGCTGCTCGGTCGTGTTGCGGATGTCGGCCAGGGCCGAGAGGGACGCGCCGCCGTCCCCGGCCTGCAGGGTGTAACGCGGCGACCAGCTCACGGCGCGGGTCAGGTAGCTCAGGGTACCGCTGCCCGCAGCGGGCAGGCTGAACACGAGCGTCTGGGTGGCGGCCTGGGCATTGACGGGCGGAGCCTCGGTGAATTGCAGGTCCTCGAAACGCACCGTGAAGAAGCGGCCCGCCGCGTCCTTGACCAGCAGGTCGCGGGCGCGCACCAGGGTCACGGCCTCGGGGGCCTTGCCGTCGCGCACGAGGTACACCGTCTTGCCTTCGAGCCCCGTGAGCCAGTTGGCCTGCTGGCTCTGCACCGCCTGCGTGAAGGGCAGGCCTTCGAGCGACAGGCTGCCCGACAGGACGCTGCCCCAGGTGTCCTGCGGCAGGGTGACGTTCAGGGTGGTGCCCGTGCTCTGCACCGGCTGGCGCACTTCGGAGAAGCTGGGGTAGATGCGGAGGTCGGCGGCCTGGGCCATGCCCGCGCCCAACATCAGGGCGCTCATCACGATTCGGTTCATGCCCCTATGCTGCGGGGGCCGCGTTTATGAGACGTGAGAACGCGCGTCAGACGGCGAACAGCTCTGATGTGCCCGTCAGGAAAGTGGCTGGGCCCGGTGGCTGTTCGGTGGCTTTGCCGTACCCCCCCGCCTGCCGCGCGACCCGGGAATCCGGAAAATCGGTCCTGCCCCGACCCGGGGCCGTTCATGTCCGCCACACCCCGCCGTAGCTCTACCGCTCGGCCGGGTGACGCAAGCGGCGGCCCAGCCGAACATCCGTCTGCGGGACCGGCACGGACGGCAGCATTCCCCTTCCGGCCTCTCCTCCGGGAGCGGACGGAAAGCTCGACCGGGCCCTGCGGCCCTGCAGAATGGGATCTGAAGAATGGGATGCATGCCCCGCACGGGCTGGACCGGATACCGGCCTGTCCCGCGCCACTCTGAGATTCGCCACTCCACAGGTCGGCACGGTTCTGGGCGCTCCGGCCACCGACCGTTCCCGGAGTGGACCCGGAACCGACCGGCTTTCACGCCGGGCTGCGCCGCTGGATCACACCGGCGGGGTGAGCGACCCTGGCAACCTTCTGCGGGACTGTCGCCCAGAATCCTCTGGACGTGCCGGAGCGCAGACCCGAACCGCCGTCCAGGCTGCGCCCCCGACCCACCGGCGGCTACTTCTTGGCCGCCTCGATCAGTGCGGGCACGATCTGGGTGATGTCGCCCACGATGCCGTAGTCGGCCACCTTGAAGATGGGGGCCTCGGCGTCCTTGTTGATCGCCACGATGTACTTGCTCTTGCCCATCCCCGAGAGATGCTGCACCGCGCCCGAAACCCCCAGCGCGATGTAAGCCCCCGGCTGCACGGTCTTGCCGGTCTGACCCACCTGCTCGGCGTAGGGC encodes:
- a CDS encoding DUF4139 domain-containing protein, translated to MNRIVMSALMLGAGMAQAADLRIYPSFSEVRQPVQSTGTTLNVTLPQDTWGSVLSGSLSLEGLPFTQAVQSQQANWLTGLEGKTVYLVRDGKAPEAVTLVRARDLLVKDAAGRFFTVRFEDLQFTEAPPVNAQAATQTLVFSLPAAGSGTLSYLTRAVSWSPRYTLQAGDGGASLSALADIRNTTEQPYDVKATELYAGDVEVQGTPLAQEAMFDGAVSRAVAAPMAASKIESQGDLRGLYRYALTTPFTLPANSVVTLPFLTPKLSTFERFVGLNTYFGTGTQDGTLNRFYRFKADQRLPGGQMTVREDGRIVGQTNIGETRQGGQVEFSLGNDPDVEYSRTVQTVTQVKNAEGNVTRTTYKVTYALESSKARAVRAEITERVGGRRVIIDNAAPVQNQGTATLKVDVPAKGKVSKSFTVVVDNS